GTGATATTTTTGAATTATTAGATAGAAAAAAAATATACATAGAGGCAAAACCTTTTGCATTAGGTGTGCGAGCCGAGCATCCGCAAAACTTAATTGATAGCATACAATACAGTTGCGATGTTACTACGGGCAGAGGTAATTATTTACCGCCATCGCCATATTCCATTGTAAAACAAGTTGCAGGTAGGGGTATGTATTCATTCTGTATGTGCCCAGGTGGTGTTATTGCACCCTGTGCCACGAGCGAAGGCGAAGTGGTAACCAATGGTTGGTCGCCCTCCAAGCGCGACCAAGAAACGGCAAATTCAGGTATTGTAGTCGAATTAAAATTGGAAGATTTTAAACCTTTCGAGAAATTTGGGGCATTGGCAGGAATGGAATTCCAAAAAGCAATCGAACAAAAAGCATGGCATTTAGCGGGCAAAACACAACGCGTACCTGCGCAACGCATGGTCGATTTTACGCAAGGTAAAACATCTACAGATATTCCTAAAACATCCTACGTACCTGGTACAACATCGGTAGAATTGGGGCAGGTATTTCCAAACTTTATAACGCAAACATTACGCGAAGGTTTTATTCAATTTGGCAAATCGATGCGAGGTTACTTAACTAACGATGCCATTTTACACGCTCCAGAATCGCGTACCTCATCACCTGTACGTATCCCACGCGATCGCGAAACCCTAGAGCATGTACAAATAAAAGGATTATACCCTTGTGGCGAGGGTGCAGGGTACGCAGGCGGTATAATTTCGGCAGCTATCGATGGCGAAAAGTGTGCCCTAAAATGTGTAGCAACCAACTTGCAGTAGTCATAACGAGCATCTCATTACTTAATTCTTAGTTTCTGAACTTTCAAAATTTTTGAACGATAATTAACAGAAGTTCAACATAGTGCTGTTTATTATATAGTTAAATTTGTTAAACAACAATATATTCTGTTATGGCAACAAAAAAAATAAAAGCACCCACAAAATCAGATATTATAACCAAGTATTCAGACTACTGCCTAATCAACGGCAATCGTCCTGCTACAGTGTACAAATTTGCAAAAGATAATGGCTTTGAAGAAGCCCATTTTTATGCGCACTTCAGCTCTTTTGAAATGCTAGAACACCATTATTTTACTGAAATGTTTACGTATACTGTGGAGATGTTAGAGCAATCGCCAGCGTATGCTAATTATTCGGGAACCGAGAAACTATCGGCTTTCTACTTTACGTTTTTTGAGATGGCAACAGCAAACCGCAGTTTTATAATGTACCTTATGGACGATAATAACTCTTCGGTTCGTAATATGCTCAAATTAAAAGAACTCCGCAAAGTATTTACCAATTACGCTATGCAGGTGCTAGAAAGACCTTTGGATATGAAAAACGAACGTGCCGATAAGGCACAGGATAAAGCGTTACGCGAAGCTGCATGGTTGCAGTTTTTATCGGTATTCAAATTCTGGATGAAAGACACTTCACCAAGTTTTGAGAAAACAGATGTATTTATCGAAAAATCGGTAAAAGCATCTTCAGACCTTGTGTACAACACGCCCTTACAAAGCCTGTTTGACCTTGGCAAGTTTTTATGGAAAGAAAAATTTACAGCGTAGTATATGAAAAGACTAGACTCCATTCCCGTTAATAAAATAGATCGGGTTAGTAAATTGGTAACCACAGGCGTAAAAGTAGGTGGCAATTACCTTAAATACTACGGCAAAAAAATAGTAAACCCAGAACTGACTAAAGAAGGCTTGCACGAAGACAATGCAGCCGATATTTACGATGGACTTAAAGAGCTAAAAGGTAGTGCGCTAAAGGTAGCGCAAATGCTTAGCATGGAAAAAAATTTACTGCCCGAAAGCTATGTAGAGAAATTTTCGTTAAGCCAGTTCTCCGTACCACCATTATCGTCACCACTGGTAATGAAAACCTTTAAAAAGTACTTTGGTGTAGAACCCCATGTGCTTTTTGATGAGTTTAATGCTGAAAGTATTAATGCAGCCAGTATCGGTCAGGTACACAAAGCCAAAAAGGGGGGTAAAGATCTTGCCGTTAAAATACAATATCCAGGCATACGCGAGAGCATAGGTACCGATATTGCAATGGTTAAACCTATTGCTGTACGCATGTTTAACCTACAAGGAACATCAGACGAGTACTTTCAGGAAATTGAAGGAAAACTAATAGAAGAAACAGATTATACCTTAGAGTTACAGCAAAGCGAAGCAGTACGCAAGGCATGCAGCATATTAACAGAGCTCAAGTTCCCAGCGTATTACCCAGAGTTGTCGTGCGAAAAAATCATCACAATGGATTGGATGGAAGGCAAGCACCTTTCGGAATGGTGTAATGAGGAACACTTGCAAGAAGAACGTGATAAGGTAGGGCAGGTATTGTACGATTTTTATATGTATCAGATACATGGACTTAAAAAATTCCATGCCGACCCACATCCAGGTAATTTTTTAATTGATGAAGATGCCAACCTTGTAGCAATAGACTTTGGTTGTATGAAGGCATTGCCCGACGATTTCTCGGAACCTTATTTTAAATTAATAACACCTGCTACAGTTGCTAACGACGATTTGTTTAGAGAAAAACTATATGAACTCAGTGTGTTGCGTGAAGACGATTCGCCAGAAGACGAAGCGTATTTCTTTAACCTCTTTAAAGAACTCCTTACTGTATTTGTAGAACCGTACAACCATGATGTTTTCGATTTCGGTCGCCCTGAATTTAGCGAAACCATAGCCAAACTTAGTGAGCAATTTGCTAACGATAAAACATTAAGAAAGATGAATGGTAACCGAGGCTCTAAACACTTTATATATGTTAACAGAACCTTTTTTGGGCTGTACAGCCTGCTATTCGACTTAAAGTCGCGAATTGATATTTATGGGTATAAAAAATACCTCCAGTAAAGGCAACAAATCCTACTTGCCAAGTAAAACCTGTGCCACTTGTGGGCGCGATTTTACTTGGCGTAAAAAGTGGGAAAAAAACTGGGAAGCAGTAAAATACTGTAGTGCTGCTTGCCGCAAAAAATAATTTTTAGTTTTTTAGAAATTCATATTTTCAGTCAAGACCCGTTTTAAGCGGGTCTTTGCTGTAACAGAAAAGGAGTATTTATACCACTTCTAAAAACTATATTTCTTATTTTTGATAGTAATAGTAATATTTTATGACCGAAGAAAAAGTAATTTTAGTAAACGAAAATGACGAGCAAATAGGGTTAATGCCTAAAATGGAAGCACACGAAAAAGCCCTGCTTCACCGTGCATTTTCGGTATTTATACTTAACTCCAAAAACGAAATTATGCTGCAGCAACGTGCAGCACAAAAATACCATTCGCCACTTTTATGGACCAATACCACCTGTAGCCACCAACGTGAGGGCGAAACCAATTTACAGGCAGGCAACCGCAGGTTAATGGAAGAAATGGGCATACAGGCAGAGCTAAAAGAGCTTTTCTCGTTTATATACAAAGCACCGTTTGATAATGGGCTTACCGAGCATGAGCTAGACCACGTAATGATAGGATATTATGATGATGCACCCAATATAAATAAGGAAGAAGCAGAGAGCTGGAAATGGATGAGCATTGAGGCAGTAAAGGAAGATATGAAAGCTAATCCTAGTATTTATACTGTATGGTTTAAAATAATATTCGATGAATTTTATCATTATCTCGAAGAGCACAAAAGCCCTTTAGTAAAGGAGCAGTAACTAATCCAACCACAAAAAATATACTATAATGAAAGTAAGCGTAAGCAGAAAAGCGCATTTTAATGCCGCGCATCGTTTGTATTGCCCCGATTGGACGGATGAGCAGAATGATGCTGTTTTTGGTAAATGCAATAACCCCAATTTTCACGGTCATAACTACGAGCTTGTAGTTAGTGTTACGGGAACTGTTAACCCTAAAACAGGCTACGTAATAGATATGAAAGTGCTTAAGGACATTATTAAAGATGAAGTGGAAGAACCTTTTGACCATAAAAACCTGAACCTTGATGTTCCTGAATTTTCCGAATTAAACCCTACCGCCGAAAATATTGTTGTAGTAATATGGAACAAAATACGAAAGCGTATAGATAGTGCTATGGCGCTAGAAGTAGTACTGTATGAAACACCAAGAAATTTTGTAACATATAAAGGGGAATAATTATGGAACTCTATCCTATACTATTTGAACCCATCCTGAAAGATAGGCTTTGGGGTGGTACCAAATTAAAAACAGACCTTGGCAAACATATACCTACCAATACTACTGGCGAAAGCTGGGAGCTATCGGATGTAGATGGTGATGTTAGTATTGTTAGCAACGGTGTTTATTCTGGTAAATCGTTAACCGAATTACTCAACAGCTATCCAGCGGCAATTTTAGGCAATAAAGTATACGAGCAATATGGCGCAAAATTTCCGTTACTGTTTAAATTTTTAGATGCGCATCGTGATTTATCCATACAAGTGCACCCCAACGATGCACTAGCAAAAAAGCGACATAACTCGTTTGGTAAAACCGAAATGTGGTATGTAATGCAGGCAGACGAGGGCGCGAAGATAATAGTAGGCTTTAAAGAAAAATCGAGCCCAGAAGAATATATAAAACACCTTGAAGATAAGAATCTGGTTGAGATATTAAATTTGGTTGAGGTAAAGGCTGGCGATGTTTTCTTTTTAGAAACAGGAACCATACACGCCATTGGTGCAGGTATTGTAATAGCCGAAATACAGCAAACGAGTGATATTACGTATCGTATTTACGATTGGGATAGGGTAGATGCACAAGGAAACTCTCGCGAATTGCATGTGGAGCAGGCATTGGATGCGATGAACTATAATACTACGCAAACCAAAAAAGAGTATACCAAAACAGCTAACACAACCAACGTAATGGTAGATTGCCCTTATTTTACAACAGGTTACTTACCACTACTGGGCGATATGGCAGTTACTAAAAAGGGGGCTAGCTTTACCGTTTACATATGTACTGATGGGGCATATACCCTTACAGCAAACCAAAAGGAATACAATTTTAAAAAAGGCGATACAATATTAATACCTGCTGCTTTGCAACACTATTCGCTTTCGGGTAAAGCAACCTTGCTAGAAATATATATAGCTTAATAGCTTAACTTAAAGTAATAATTGTAATTTTGTACCAAATTTTAATAAAATAGAACATGGCAAGTGTAAAGAATTTAAAGAAAGACATTAACTACGTATTAGGCGATATTATAGAAGCTGTTTACATTTGGGAAATGACAACTCCAGGAAAACCAACAAAAGAATCGGATGCTTTAATTGATGAAGCTATTACTGTTTTTGATGATCTTATTAAAAAGATTAACAAAAAAGATGTAGAAAATAAAAAAGCACACTTTAAGCAAATAAACCAAGAATTCGAACAGTCTGCTAAACAGCTTGTTGAAAAAATCAATACACTTTAGTAGAAAAAAAGCTGTAAAAAGTGCTCCAAATTATTTGGAAATTTGGGTTTCAACCTTATATTTGCACCCGAATTGAGACGCCGATGTAGCTCAGCTGGCTAGAGCAGCTGATTTGTAATCAGCAGGTCGTGGGTTCGAGTCCCTCCATCGGCTCAATAAACAAAAAAACGCTTCATATACATGAGGCGTTTTTTTTTATTGTTATCATATACATTACTACTTTTTTCCTTGTACGATGCCAATAAAAATATTAGCGATAAAGAGTAATTGCGTTATCAGGACTAAAAATATTAATGTAGTTAGTAAAATAGTATGATAATCAGGACTAAATATTGATTTATCAAGATGAACAACAAGCGGGTACAAAACCCAATATGTAAAGACACTACCGCACGTTATTGCTACATGGATACGGGACAAAATTTTTTTCGTATTGAATTTTAAAAAATACATTAAAAAATACAATACTCCTAAAAAGGAATATATAATAGCGAGTATGTAGGTTAAATCAGAAGTGGATATTACGTAATATGTATCTTTTAGGTTTAAGTCAATCGTCATATCTTCTGAAAAAACGCACAGCATAATGCCTATCAAAAGGATTATCAGACTTGTTCCAAAGAAATAAACATGGGCTTTCAATGGAAGCATCATTTCTCAGAATCGGAATTTTTTACTTTTATTTCTCTAACATACTCAGTAAGCATTTTACCATAACGGGATGTAGCTACCTCTTCGGACATGCTTTTTTGTATTGTATCTAAATACTTTAGTTTTGCATTGTATATTTCTGACAACGCTAAATAAGGACCTACCTCATACCTTGCATTATTCAGTGCATAGTTTGCGGTAAATAGGTAGTGCCTCTTGGTTACCTGATTCATTTGTTCCGAAATGCTATCTTGTAGTGCTTTATTATTGTCTTGTACGGCTTTCATACTTTTCTCAATAAGATCAAGTCTACTGTTGGTAAAGCGTTGCTTAATTTTTGAGAACTCCTCGTAAAGGTCATGATTTTGAGAGCCTGTAATAATTGCTTTTTCAAAAAAGTCATCGTTAGTAGTTTTTATATTTATTTCGCCAGGCTCAGCAAAAAATGGCAGGTTGTTATCTATTGAGTTGGTTTGTCCTCTATCTAAAAATAAATAAAGCATCTCTGGAGAATTTAACTGTAAATGGCTCTCAAAAGATGATTTCCCGTTAATTATTATAGTGTCTATCGATATTAAAGCTGTATCTCGTATATGCTGTATGTACAATGTACCCTTTTTTAATCCTTTTATATACCCTGTAATATGTAAGTTAGTATCGTCAGGCTTTTTATCTTCTTTACAGGCAATTAATATAAAAAGTAGTGATAGTAGCAGTATAATTTTTTTCATAAAGTGGTTTTGGTAATTTTAAATTTTCGCAAAGTAATAAAAATTATAGCTTTTGTGCTTTCATTAAATTAAAAAAGCTGCCGAGTAGGCAGCTTTTTTAGTATTTATATTATTGAAAAACTTAGTTTACTATTAGCTTTTCAGTATGCTTAATTCCTTTATTTGTGTGCACCTCCACAAAGTAAATGCCTGTAGTGTATGTTGATACATCTATGTTTGTAGCATTACTTGGTGCGTTACTGCTAAATAATACTTTACCTGTTATATCGTAAACTTTTACGGATGCCATGTTATCTGTAGTGGTATTACCTAATGTAAGGGTTACCATATTATTAGTTGGGTTAGGATACAATGTAAAGTTATTAAGTGTAAATGCTTGATTGTTTAATGCAGCTTCTACAAAATGAGTTTCGAAAACATTCGTTTCTACTACTTCATTAAAATCAAAGTAAATTCCAGCACCGTTTGGTATTACATCGCCTACAGCAAAGTCTGGGAATGGTTTAACTCTAAAATATACATAACCATTACTACTTTCTTCATCGTCCTGTGCTGCAGGGAGCATAATTTCGTTAAAATACCATATTAACTTATTTTCGTCTTGCTCCATAATATAATCATGGCTTGAGCGTATCATTTCTACTGTACTGTTATCTAATTGTTCGTTAAGTACATCTTCAATTCTAACATTTATAGCACTTGCAGTACCCAAGTTTTGGAATCTGATGGTGTAGTATAAGTAATCGTTAGTATCAAAATCAGTAATCAATACATTTCTACCTCTCGACTCCATTTTATCATTAGGGTCATATGCACCAACTACAATATCGCTATTAACAGATGTATTATTGTCAGGTGTTATATCACCTGTAAGAGGCGTTATAATAGCTGTAGTCGTTACAATATCTCCGAGTAATTCAACATCTGGAGGGAGCGATAGCGTTACAGGAAATGTAACGGTTTCGTAAGGTTCAAGGTTTGTGAAATTGTACGTAAAACCTGTATCGGTAAGGTCTGTTACCGTTTCGTCTACGTTTGTTATGGTAAGCGGACTTTCTACTGAAAAGTCAATACTGCCAGCCGCTACCGTACTACTACCAAGGTTAACATAGCTAAGTATTACATCGTGTTCAAACCCTGGCTGTGGTTGCTCTACTGGAATTATGTAAACAGCTACATCATCGTATTCCTCTACTAAAGTTACGGGGAAATAGTATGTAGTAACAGTTTCAATGGATGTTGTGCTCACGTTTTCATAGTAAGATGGAGTTACCGAAAAATAAGGTGCATACAAGGGTAGCACATTAAAGCCGACATCGTATGTGTTAACCATTTCTGGCTCGTATATAAAGTAGTTACCGTTTGGTGTTGTAGCATTATGTACTACGCCATCGTTATTTAGTTCGTAGTTAAAAGTACCAATCATAAAATCATTTTCGCCATCGTCTTTTACTCCATTGGCATTGGCATCTAAAAATGCATTTAAGTTTATACCAGCACAATCAATGGCACCAGTCGAATTCTCTAAAATATCAATAGTTATATGTCCTTCTTGGTCTGAGAAATTAGTTACCATCATGATATAAAACTCTCCAACTTGTGCATTAGTTATACTAGCCGTTTCTTGTGCTGATGCTGAATAGCTACAATCAACTACATGGTCTTCATTTAAGTTATTACACGAATCTTCTAACGAAGTGAAAGGACCATAGCAAATAAAATCAATATCAATACCATTTCCTTGTAGTCCTTCCTGAGAAAGCGCAAAATAAAGATCTCCGGCATCGCTTATCGGTATATAAAACCAGAATGGATTAGGTTGAGAGCCCAAGCAGTCATAATCGGGACCTGGTATTGCTGGACCAGCATTAAAGGTGTTAACAAAAGGGCTCCCTAGTGCACCACAAAGTGCCTGTGCCTCTGAGCATGCAGTATTACCATTTTGAGCATAAATAATACTTGCAAATGCAATTGCAAAACTTAGTAATAATTTTTTCATAGGTATGGATTTTTTATGCAATATAATTTGTTTGTTAAATATTTGCAAATCAGTTACTTTATTTTTTATATTATGATACCGTTACAGATAAAAAAAGACGACCAATCGGTCGTCTTTTTTTATCTGTATTTACTCAATTTTATTCTTTTAAAATGCGTTTTGCAATTTTAATGTTATTTCTGTTTATAAAATCTACAATAAGTATGCTAATGTCAAAACGAGAACCATCGCCTTTTAGCTCTTTTGTTAGTTTAACAGGTTTTTTGCGTGTTTTAATGGTATCGTTTTCGGTACCACCATTATGGTCTATTATCTCATCTTCTATTCCATCAATAGTCTTCTCTGTAGCAGAGCCCGTTTCAATATTATTCTCGTCAGTACCAGCAAACGCAGCAGTACTAATAACAAACATAAATAGGAATAAAAAATTTCTCATATTGTAGTTTTAGTTAGTATGTTATTATAATAAGTAGATTAAAACAGCATTTTGTTACATTTATACGCCAAATTTAACGTAATTTATTTAAAACTAGCTATTTTACTTGTTTAATTATCCAACTCGATATTTCATTTAATGCTACTGGCGAAATAGTTTGTGTTATGGTACCGTACTCTGCTGGTGCGCCCGAAGTAGTTTCCTGAAACAAATGATTAAGCCCTTCTAATTTTTTTGTTGTCACTTTTTTGTTGCCACTTTTTGCAGCAGCTCTTTTAATTGCCTCTAAGTTTGGAATTGCAGCAACCTGTAAGTCTTTATCGCCGTTTATAGCAAGTATGGGGCACTCTGTGTTTTCTAATGCTTTGGTAGGGTCGTAACGTATAAAGTTAACGTACCAAGCCGATGATAGCTCCTTTAATTGCATATTAATATAGGGTATTAATTGTGCTTCGGGTACACCATTTGCTATAAAAAGCGGTTTCATATCTGTATTAAAAACGGTATATAGTTTTTCTTGTAAAGCCTCCTGATCCTCCTCCTCTTTTATAACATCGTATATTTTTCTGTTTATAACGCCTAGTTTCGTTAACTCCTCTTCAGGCATTCCGTTTGTTTTTCCTAGTAAATAATTTTGTAACATCATTAACTCGTCACCAGGTATTGCGGTACCTGCCATAAGCACAATAAAAGCAACATCTTCGTTTTTAGATGCTACTATTGGTGCTATGGTTCCACCCTCGCTATGCCCAATAATACCTATCTTTTTTTTATTGATTGATGGTAACGATTGCAGGTATGCAAATGCAGCTTCAACATCGGTAGCAAAATCGTTAGTTGTAGCACCCGAAAATGTACCACCAGATTTGCCCACACCACGATCGTCATAACGCAATACAGCTATCCCTTTTTTGGTAAGATGATCTGCTAAAACCAAAAATGGTTTGTGGTCTAATATTTCTTCGTCCCTATTTTGCGGACCACTACCACTTACTAAAATTACAGCAGGAAAATTACCCTCCTTTTCGGGCATGGTTAATGTTCCCGCGAGTGTTATTCCTGCTTTTTCGTTTTTAAAAGTCACATCTTCGCTGTAATACGGATATGGTTTTTTGGGCTCTTGTGGTCGTTCTTTCGCTTTATCATCTGCTTTTATTGGGGTACGACCAAGATTGAGGGCTATATCCATATTGTTTTGTGTAAGCGTGCCTGTAAAGCCATTGTCCTTGTATTCGCCCTTATAATTAGCACTAATAGCAGAAATATTAAATGTTAGTACTTTATTTTCATAGCTTATTTTATCTACAGGAATGTCTTTAACCCCCTGATCTGGACTGTCCATAGTTGCTGTATAGCCTTGCTCCACTTTTTTGATATTGAGTCCGATACGCAGTTTTCCGCCAGGAAAAACAATTTGCCCGTACCACGAGCCTGCTATATCTTGAGCAAACAATCCTGTAGTAATAAGGAGAGTTAGTAGCATAATAATTTTTTTCATAATAAAGTATTTTGGTTAATTAGTAATAGTGCGTATTTCGATAATCCTTCTGCTACCGTTATTGCCACAGCAAACAAAATTTTATGTTTGGTTGTTTTTAAGTTACTGGCTACTTTAAAACCATTGTATAAAAGTGTTATATACCATACAAAAGCAGTTATTGATGCTACAGTAATAATAAATAAAGAGGCAACAGTAATAGCGCTTAGTGTTAGGTTGTTGGGGTTTATGCCTATTAACTCTTCAGTAGCTTGTAAAGCAAAATTGTTTATATTAGTTATTGGTACAATGTAATAAGGTGTCCTTGCTATAATTACTACTGCAAACACATCTACTACCCGCGTTTTTTTGTTAATATATTTACCTAAAATAAGTAGTGTTAAAAATAGTAATGATATAGTAATGCCATTATCTATAAAAGGGGTTAGCACAGACACGTTTTTTGCAAAATGCAAATCCAGCACACCGTCAAACCTTATATTGAATAAATGGGCTAAAAACGACCCAATAATGGTAAACAGCAGCCCGAAAGGGATGAGCTGTTTTTCGGAGTATTTCTCAAAGGGATTAAGTAAAGTATGTTTCATTACTCTTCGGGCATTAAATCTTTTACTTTTTCGATGAGATCGTCCAGTTTATTACGAACCGTAGGGTAGCTATTACCCATTTGTGTAGCCATTTGTTTCAGGCTACCGCTAGCAATAAAAAACTGGAGTATAAAATGCTGCTCTTCGGCTGTAAGCCGAAGTAGTGTGGGTAGTGGGTAATTGCCCGAAACCTGTGTTTGGCACTTGGGGCAGGAGAGTTGAGAAACCTGTAATGATGCTGCACAACTAGGGCAGGATACAGGAAGTTTAGGTACAATCATAGTATTGAAATGTAATTCAAAATTAATAAAATTAAATTACATTTCAATAAAATTAAAAATAATTTATATTTTGTTTATTAAAATAAATGTTTTCTAAAAGTAGACTTCTATTAAAATTTTTTATTAATGTAATATTTTGTATCTACATCGTCATCCTCGATAGGATTGAATTTTTGTGGTTTTGATTTTTTAGATACGTGTTTCTTTTTCCATTGTTCAAAGCTATCTGCGGGTAAGTTTTCTCGCATAATATCAATAACTTCTTTTTCAGCTAAACCAAATTGCTTTTTAATTTTTTGTAGTGGTTTTTTCTCTTCTTGCGCTAATTTCACAATTGCATCAATGGTCTCTTTCTCTAGTGCTGCACGATTACTCTTTTTCATCAGATGAAAAAATTTATTCAAATATTATTTTTAATTTTTTGTTGTTTGTGTAATCAATATTACTAAAAAAACCAATTACTAGTATAGTAAAAACGTTATATATTTTAATTTTTAACAAATAAAAAAAAGAGTAACTAAAAAATAACAATAATCTAACGGGTGG
The Flavobacterium litorale genome window above contains:
- a CDS encoding DUF2805 domain-containing protein, producing the protein MKKSNRAALEKETIDAIVKLAQEEKKPLQKIKKQFGLAEKEVIDIMRENLPADSFEQWKKKHVSKKSKPQKFNPIEDDDVDTKYYINKKF
- a CDS encoding alpha/beta hydrolase family protein; the protein is MKKIIMLLTLLITTGLFAQDIAGSWYGQIVFPGGKLRIGLNIKKVEQGYTATMDSPDQGVKDIPVDKISYENKVLTFNISAISANYKGEYKDNGFTGTLTQNNMDIALNLGRTPIKADDKAKERPQEPKKPYPYYSEDVTFKNEKAGITLAGTLTMPEKEGNFPAVILVSGSGPQNRDEEILDHKPFLVLADHLTKKGIAVLRYDDRGVGKSGGTFSGATTNDFATDVEAAFAYLQSLPSINKKKIGIIGHSEGGTIAPIVASKNEDVAFIVLMAGTAIPGDELMMLQNYLLGKTNGMPEEELTKLGVINRKIYDVIKEEEDQEALQEKLYTVFNTDMKPLFIANGVPEAQLIPYINMQLKELSSAWYVNFIRYDPTKALENTECPILAINGDKDLQVAAIPNLEAIKRAAAKSGNKKVTTKKLEGLNHLFQETTSGAPAEYGTITQTISPVALNEISSWIIKQVK
- a CDS encoding DUF2089 family protein; protein product: MIVPKLPVSCPSCAASLQVSQLSCPKCQTQVSGNYPLPTLLRLTAEEQHFILQFFIASGSLKQMATQMGNSYPTVRNKLDDLIEKVKDLMPEE